A window of Streptomyces gilvosporeus contains these coding sequences:
- a CDS encoding helix-turn-helix domain-containing protein, with translation MLHAEIEIGSFLKARRAGLNPEDLGLPDGVNRRRVRGLRREEVAQLAGISVDYYTRIEQGRAHAISDSVLDAIARALRLSGGEVTYLRNIAAPRRRTPDACAPGAVPGQTVRPEIQQLLDAMEATVPAMVMGRGLDVLAWNALGGRVAFDLEALDADRRNTALLVFLDPVARALFPDWKAKAVEVVGNLRADSGRHPDDPRICEVVNELLARSADFRRIWETQSVHECLRGTKRIRHPEVGQLEVTFESFRLSSDPDQALVTYTAPRGSETERRLRELGERVQPVLAR, from the coding sequence ATGCTGCACGCGGAAATCGAGATCGGTTCGTTCCTCAAGGCCCGCCGGGCGGGGCTGAACCCGGAGGACCTCGGCCTGCCCGACGGGGTCAACCGCCGCCGGGTGCGGGGCCTGCGGCGCGAGGAGGTCGCCCAGCTCGCCGGCATCAGCGTGGACTACTACACCCGGATCGAGCAGGGGCGGGCGCACGCGATCTCCGACAGCGTCCTGGACGCCATCGCGCGGGCGCTGCGGCTGTCCGGCGGCGAGGTGACGTATCTGCGCAACATCGCGGCGCCCCGGCGGCGCACACCGGACGCCTGCGCCCCCGGCGCGGTCCCCGGGCAGACCGTACGGCCGGAGATCCAGCAGCTGCTGGACGCCATGGAGGCCACCGTCCCAGCCATGGTCATGGGCCGCGGCCTGGACGTCCTGGCCTGGAACGCGCTCGGCGGCCGGGTCGCCTTCGACCTGGAGGCGCTCGACGCGGACCGGCGCAACACCGCCCTGCTGGTCTTCCTCGACCCGGTGGCGCGCGCCCTGTTCCCGGACTGGAAGGCCAAGGCCGTGGAGGTGGTCGGCAATCTGCGGGCCGACAGCGGCCGGCACCCGGACGATCCGCGGATCTGCGAGGTCGTCAACGAACTGCTGGCCCGGAGTGCGGACTTCCGCAGGATCTGGGAGACCCAGTCGGTGCACGAGTGTCTGCGCGGCACCAAGCGCATCCGGCACCCGGAGGTGGGTCAGCTGGAGGTCACCTTCGAGAGCTTCCGGCTGAGCAGCGACCCGGACCAGGCGCTGGTGACGTACACGGCCCCGCGCGGCTCGGAGACGGAGCGGCGGCTGCGGGAGCTGGGGGAGCGCGTGCAGCCGGTGCTCGCCCGGTAG
- a CDS encoding CHAD domain-containing protein → MAQRHDQPAGGPPPGLLGIGYEPGGVPGARAAVVDGPEGERYRPYEFGEPGDWGETGDRDMGGSTALRDPGTSTGAGARSGSGAESGTAPGARSGPGTDARTAAEVLAAYLHRQSADFLRSLRLHRESGSDAQGAGEAADQLRAAARRISATLHTFGPLTDETWAGHLLSELGWLAGTLAREHACAARRGRLLTALQRLSAPPAGEPDPETESALSAGAARAGALLDRQLTLARTRAHSAALQALGSSRFHAVADSVAVLASEAPPTLAAADVPAAEALPRLADQAHRRLAEAAAALPLARAGHPYNADALAADHRQDGPWHQVRMLVRLSRYAREVTAPGAPDPRLSAAGRALEHHRDAAEAAAAAAAAARTPRIAPATAYALGVLHADQRHEVEAARFAFGRAWPARFKGGDGDA, encoded by the coding sequence GTGGCCCAGCGACATGACCAGCCGGCCGGGGGGCCGCCGCCCGGTCTCCTCGGCATCGGATACGAGCCCGGCGGGGTGCCCGGAGCCCGTGCCGCGGTGGTGGACGGGCCGGAGGGTGAGCGCTACCGGCCGTACGAATTCGGGGAACCGGGGGACTGGGGGGAGACGGGGGACAGGGACATGGGTGGTTCGACCGCACTGAGGGATCCGGGCACGTCGACGGGCGCGGGGGCCCGGTCGGGGTCCGGGGCGGAATCCGGTACGGCCCCGGGGGCGCGGTCCGGGCCCGGGACGGATGCCCGTACGGCCGCGGAGGTGCTGGCCGCCTATCTGCACCGCCAGTCCGCGGACTTCCTGCGCAGCCTGCGGCTGCACCGCGAGAGCGGCTCGGACGCCCAGGGCGCGGGCGAGGCGGCCGACCAACTGCGCGCCGCCGCCCGCCGGATCAGCGCCACCTTGCACACCTTCGGCCCGCTCACCGACGAGACCTGGGCCGGCCACCTCCTGTCCGAACTGGGCTGGCTGGCGGGCACCCTGGCCCGCGAACACGCCTGCGCCGCCCGCCGCGGCCGCCTCCTGACGGCCCTGCAACGCCTGTCGGCCCCGCCCGCGGGCGAGCCCGACCCCGAGACCGAATCCGCCCTGTCGGCCGGGGCCGCGCGGGCCGGTGCGCTGCTCGACCGGCAGCTCACCCTCGCCCGCACCCGCGCGCACTCGGCCGCGCTCCAGGCGCTGGGCTCCTCCCGCTTCCACGCCGTCGCCGACTCCGTCGCGGTGCTCGCCTCCGAGGCCCCGCCGACCCTCGCGGCCGCCGACGTACCGGCCGCCGAGGCGCTGCCCCGGCTCGCCGACCAGGCCCATCGCCGCCTCGCCGAGGCCGCCGCCGCCCTCCCGCTGGCCCGCGCCGGCCATCCGTACAACGCCGACGCCCTGGCCGCCGACCACCGCCAGGACGGGCCCTGGCACCAGGTACGGATGCTGGTACGGCTCAGCCGCTACGCCCGGGAAGTGACCGCCCCGGGCGCCCCCGACCCGCGCCTGAGCGCCGCCGGCCGGGCCCTGGAGCACCACCGCGACGCCGCCGAGGCCGCCGCCGCGGCCGCCGCGGCCGCCCGCACCCCCCGCATCGCCCCCGCCACCGCCTACGCCCTCGGCGTCCTGCACGCCGACCAGCGCCACGAGGTCGAGGCGGCCCGCTTCGCCTTCGGCCGCGCCTGGCCGGCGCGCTTCAAGGGGGGCGACGGGGATGCCTGA
- a CDS encoding RNA degradosome polyphosphate kinase — protein sequence MNQHPRPQAQGRPETQSPKPSPSEAAGPSAQPSVGSIAAHRPNAVRGTLPELEPEMDADLDGYVETGVPGADGQELPTGRFLDRERSWLAFNERVLELAEDPATPLLERANFLAIFASNLDEFFMVRVAGLKRRIATGVATRSASGLQPREVLELIWTRSRELMARHAACFQQDIASELADQGIHLIRWPDLAEKEQARLFTLFRQQIFPVLTPLAVDPAHPFPYISGLSLNLAVVVRNPVSGHDHFARVKVPPLLSRFLEASPQRYVPIEDVIAAHLEELFPGMEVRAHHMFRVTRNEDLEVEEDDAENLLQALEKELMRRRFGPPVRLEVEESIDPAVLDLLVQELKVSDAEVYPLPGPLDLTGLFGIGALDRPELKYPKFVAGTHRDLAEVESATAPDIFAALRARDVLLHHPYDSFSTSVQAFLEQAAADPNVLAIKQTLYRTSGEDSPIVDALIDAAESGKQVLVLVEIKARFDEQANIKWARKLEESGCHVVYGLVGLKTHCKLSLVVRQEGEMLRRYSHVGTGNYHPKTARLYEDLGLLTADPQVGADLSDLFNRLSGYSRRETYRRLLVAPKSLRDGLIQRITKEIAHQKAGRPAYVRIKVNSMVDEAVIDALYRASQAGVPVDIWVRGICALRPGVPGLSENIRVRSILGRFLEHSRVFVFGNGGEPEVWLGSADMMHRNLDRRIEALVRVTDPAHRAALNNLLETGNSDATSSWHLGPDGDWTRRAVDADGAPLRNVQEMLIDARRRRRGPAT from the coding sequence ATGAACCAGCACCCGCGCCCTCAGGCCCAGGGGCGGCCCGAGACGCAGTCCCCGAAGCCGTCGCCGTCCGAGGCCGCCGGGCCCTCGGCCCAGCCGTCGGTGGGTTCCATCGCCGCGCACCGCCCCAACGCGGTCCGCGGCACGCTGCCCGAACTGGAGCCCGAGATGGACGCCGATCTCGACGGGTACGTCGAGACGGGCGTACCGGGCGCCGACGGCCAGGAGCTGCCCACCGGCCGCTTCCTGGACCGTGAGCGCAGCTGGCTGGCGTTCAACGAGCGGGTCCTGGAGCTGGCCGAGGATCCGGCGACCCCGCTGCTCGAACGGGCGAACTTCCTGGCGATCTTCGCCAGCAACCTGGACGAGTTCTTCATGGTCCGGGTGGCCGGCCTCAAGCGCCGCATAGCCACAGGGGTCGCCACCCGGTCCGCCTCCGGTCTCCAGCCCCGCGAGGTGCTGGAACTGATCTGGACGCGCTCGCGCGAGCTCATGGCCCGGCACGCCGCCTGCTTCCAGCAGGACATCGCCTCCGAGCTCGCCGACCAGGGCATTCACCTCATCCGCTGGCCCGACCTGGCGGAAAAGGAGCAGGCCCGCCTGTTCACCCTCTTCCGGCAGCAGATCTTCCCGGTGCTGACGCCGCTGGCGGTGGACCCGGCGCACCCGTTCCCGTACATCTCCGGCCTGTCCCTGAACCTCGCCGTCGTCGTACGCAACCCCGTCAGCGGCCACGACCACTTCGCGCGGGTCAAGGTGCCGCCGCTGCTCTCCCGCTTCCTGGAGGCCAGCCCGCAGCGCTACGTCCCCATCGAGGACGTCATCGCCGCCCACCTGGAGGAGCTGTTCCCCGGGATGGAGGTGCGCGCGCACCATATGTTCCGGGTCACCCGCAACGAGGACCTGGAGGTGGAGGAGGACGACGCGGAGAACCTCCTCCAGGCGCTGGAGAAGGAGCTGATGCGGCGGCGCTTCGGGCCGCCGGTCCGCCTGGAGGTCGAGGAGTCCATCGACCCGGCCGTGCTCGATCTGCTCGTCCAGGAGCTGAAGGTCTCCGACGCCGAGGTCTATCCGCTGCCCGGCCCGCTCGACCTGACCGGCCTCTTCGGCATCGGCGCCCTGGACCGCCCCGAGCTGAAGTACCCCAAGTTCGTCGCCGGTACCCACCGCGACCTCGCCGAGGTGGAGTCGGCGACGGCCCCCGACATCTTCGCGGCCCTGCGCGCCCGCGACGTCCTGCTCCACCACCCGTACGACTCCTTCTCCACCTCCGTGCAGGCGTTCCTGGAGCAGGCCGCCGCCGACCCCAACGTCCTGGCCATCAAGCAGACGCTCTACCGCACCTCCGGCGAGGACTCCCCGATCGTCGACGCCCTGATAGACGCCGCGGAATCCGGCAAACAGGTCCTCGTCCTGGTGGAGATCAAGGCCCGTTTCGACGAACAGGCCAACATCAAGTGGGCGCGCAAGCTGGAGGAGTCCGGCTGTCATGTCGTCTACGGCCTGGTCGGCCTCAAGACCCACTGCAAGCTCTCGCTCGTCGTCCGCCAGGAAGGCGAGATGCTGCGCCGCTACTCCCACGTGGGGACCGGCAACTACCACCCCAAGACCGCCCGGCTGTACGAGGACCTGGGGCTGCTGACCGCCGACCCGCAGGTCGGAGCCGACCTCTCGGACCTGTTCAACCGGCTGTCGGGCTACTCCCGCCGCGAGACCTACCGCCGCCTCCTGGTGGCGCCCAAGTCCCTGCGGGACGGCCTGATACAGCGCATCACCAAGGAGATCGCCCACCAGAAGGCCGGCCGCCCGGCCTATGTCCGTATCAAGGTCAACTCCATGGTGGACGAGGCCGTCATCGACGCCCTCTACCGCGCCTCCCAGGCGGGTGTGCCGGTCGACATCTGGGTCCGCGGCATCTGCGCGCTGCGCCCGGGCGTCCCCGGCCTGAGCGAGAACATCCGGGTCCGCAGCATCCTCGGGCGCTTCCTGGAGCACTCGCGGGTGTTCGTCTTCGGCAACGGCGGCGAGCCGGAGGTCTGGCTGGGCAGCGCGGACATGATGCACCGCAACCTCGACCGGCGCATCGAGGCGCTGGTCCGGGTGACCGACCCGGCGCACCGCGCCGCCCTCAACAACCTTCTGGAGACCGGGAATTCGGACGCCACCTCGTCCTGGCACCTGGGCCCGGACGGCGACTGGACCCGACGCGCGGTGGACGCGGACGGTGCGCCGCTGCGCAACGTACAGGAAATGCTCATTGACGCCCGGAGGCGCCGGCGTGGCCCAGCGACATGA
- a CDS encoding NUDIX hydrolase codes for MPDAMPNGAARGGGGAPNGAAGGAAGAPIRAAGCVLWRRSAASSAPGGDGLEIALVHRPKYDDWSHPKGKLKRAEDALVGAVREVAEETGMTCTVGPELPTVRYLVGNRPKVVRYWAAEATGGTFTPNREVDRLLWAAPDTARRYLTQDRDKDLVAALLSALPRTGEGR; via the coding sequence ATGCCTGACGCCATGCCGAACGGGGCGGCGCGCGGGGGCGGCGGCGCGCCGAACGGGGCGGCAGGCGGAGCCGCCGGTGCGCCGATCAGGGCCGCCGGGTGCGTGCTGTGGCGCCGTTCCGCCGCCTCCTCCGCCCCCGGTGGCGACGGCCTGGAGATCGCCCTCGTCCACCGGCCCAAGTACGACGACTGGTCGCATCCCAAAGGCAAACTGAAGCGCGCCGAGGACGCCCTGGTCGGCGCCGTCCGCGAGGTCGCCGAGGAAACCGGCATGACCTGCACCGTCGGCCCCGAACTCCCCACCGTCCGCTATCTGGTCGGCAACCGCCCCAAGGTGGTCCGCTACTGGGCCGCGGAGGCCACCGGCGGCACCTTCACCCCGAACCGGGAGGTCGACCGCCTGCTGTGGGCCGCCCCCGACACCGCCCGCCGCTATCTCACCCAGGACCGGGACAAGGACCTGGTCGCGGCCCTCCTGAGCGCGCTCCCCCGGACGGGCGAAGGGCGCTGA
- a CDS encoding GNAT family N-acetyltransferase, translated as MPTPDISARLAPPPPYTPAYPIRTDRLELRPIRADDDFEAIYAYRSLPEVCRYLYTGPYEEDELRADLAIKATRATLRDSGDFLSLAVVVRESGQVIGDVSFALTHAQHRQGTIGYVFHPDHGGHGYATEAGRALLKLGFEDLRLHRIQAELDGRNTASARLLERLGMRREGHLRENEFLDGEWADEVVYAMLAREWRER; from the coding sequence ATGCCCACACCCGACATTTCCGCCCGGCTCGCCCCACCGCCCCCGTACACCCCCGCCTACCCGATACGCACCGACCGCCTGGAGCTGCGCCCGATCCGCGCCGACGACGACTTCGAGGCGATATACGCCTACCGGAGCCTCCCCGAGGTCTGCCGCTATCTCTACACGGGCCCCTACGAGGAGGACGAGCTGCGCGCCGACCTCGCCATCAAGGCGACCCGCGCCACTCTCCGCGACAGCGGCGACTTCCTGAGCCTGGCCGTCGTCGTCCGGGAGTCCGGGCAGGTGATCGGCGACGTCTCCTTCGCCCTGACCCACGCCCAGCACCGCCAGGGCACCATCGGCTACGTCTTCCACCCCGACCACGGCGGCCACGGCTACGCCACCGAGGCCGGCCGCGCCCTGCTGAAACTGGGCTTCGAAGACCTTCGACTCCACCGCATCCAGGCCGAGTTGGACGGCCGGAACACGGCCTCGGCCCGGCTGCTGGAACGGCTGGGCATGCGCCGCGAGGGCCACCTCCGGGAGAACGAGTTCCTGGACGGGGAGTGGGCCGACGAGGTCGTCTATGCGATGTTGGCGCGGGAGTGGCGGGAACGGTAG
- a CDS encoding putative T7SS-secreted protein, which translates to MSLGEQLWGYGGSDPYEDNGNFPGLQFNPAPGVLPAVSDLVEDLNRAQKNITAASDTLHNVSDGGWTGSAADAFRAKTQALPKLLHDAGESFKAAHDVLEMWKKQLEAMQSKAHSYETEAKTARKRAERAESNEDLQIFRDGSVMSDAQAEVANERYKAALIELGSARDALAGIISSAQDIRSQHEELAGKVATVLKAAGEQAPEGPGLFDDLKNGLEQLVKGQEALFHAVSQWVKEHANAIAAIGDVFSTISTVTGVLGLALDGAFPPAGAAMGVVSGATSGIALGLHTFARSNGAEVSDRTLTEDGLGLASFGVGKAGEKLEKLSDWNSVGKVVNNVGKVIGGGSSTMTIEDWVKDPTGLGIFLPQSKEEGAAMGGAMLLGGPLGPVTALGIAFTHAWESGSEKDAEAHKASD; encoded by the coding sequence GTGTCGCTGGGTGAACAGCTGTGGGGATACGGCGGTAGCGACCCGTACGAGGATAACGGCAACTTTCCCGGATTACAGTTCAATCCGGCGCCGGGAGTTCTGCCGGCGGTCAGTGACCTGGTCGAGGACCTGAACCGCGCGCAGAAGAACATCACGGCTGCGTCGGACACTCTGCACAACGTGAGTGACGGCGGCTGGACCGGCTCCGCCGCGGACGCATTCCGCGCCAAGACCCAGGCGCTTCCCAAGCTTCTGCACGACGCCGGCGAAAGCTTCAAGGCGGCCCACGATGTGTTGGAGATGTGGAAGAAGCAACTGGAAGCGATGCAGTCCAAGGCGCATTCGTACGAAACCGAGGCCAAGACCGCCCGAAAGCGCGCCGAACGGGCCGAGAGCAACGAGGACCTGCAGATCTTCCGCGACGGCAGCGTCATGAGCGACGCCCAGGCCGAAGTGGCCAATGAGCGCTACAAGGCAGCACTCATTGAGCTGGGTTCGGCACGCGACGCGCTGGCGGGCATCATCTCCTCCGCCCAGGACATCCGCAGCCAGCATGAGGAACTCGCGGGAAAGGTCGCCACAGTACTGAAGGCTGCGGGCGAACAAGCCCCGGAGGGGCCGGGCCTCTTCGACGACCTGAAGAACGGTCTGGAACAGCTGGTCAAAGGCCAGGAAGCTCTCTTCCACGCGGTCTCTCAGTGGGTCAAGGAGCATGCCAACGCCATCGCAGCGATCGGCGATGTGTTCTCCACCATCAGCACGGTGACAGGCGTGTTGGGTCTGGCACTTGACGGAGCCTTTCCACCAGCAGGCGCGGCTATGGGAGTGGTGTCTGGAGCCACGTCTGGAATCGCCCTGGGACTGCATACTTTTGCGCGATCCAATGGCGCAGAAGTCAGCGACCGAACGCTTACCGAGGATGGCCTCGGCCTGGCCTCGTTCGGCGTGGGAAAAGCCGGAGAAAAACTGGAGAAACTATCGGACTGGAACTCCGTTGGCAAGGTGGTGAACAATGTCGGAAAAGTCATTGGAGGCGGTTCGAGCACGATGACTATCGAAGACTGGGTAAAGGATCCAACAGGGCTTGGCATATTCCTTCCACAGAGCAAAGAAGAAGGCGCGGCCATGGGCGGAGCAATGCTGTTGGGTGGACCCCTCGGCCCAGTGACGGCTCTGGGTATCGCCTTTACTCACGCCTGGGAATCCGGCAGCGAGAAAGACGCCGAAGCGCACAAGGCGTCTGACTAG
- a CDS encoding aldo/keto reductase, which translates to MQRRILGGTGISVSEYALGAMMLGAWGNTDHEDGVRIVHRALDAGINFVDTADVYAAGESEEIVGKALKGRRDDVVLATKFFNPMGPDANHGGNSRRWIVRAVEDSLRRLGTDHIDLYQVHRPDPTTDIDETLGALSDLVRSGKVRAVGTSTFPAELIVEAQWTAERRGHVRFRTEQPPYSILARGVENAVLPTAQRYGMGVLTWGPLSAGWLSGRDLSASSRAGLETSKFDLSVPENARKAEAVAALAELAAEAGLTLPHLATAFVRAHPAVTSVIIGPRTLDQLDSLLDGADVTLGADVLDRIDAIVPPGTDLNRADSYYVPPAVADAALRRR; encoded by the coding sequence ATGCAGCGCAGGATCCTCGGCGGCACCGGCATCTCGGTCAGCGAGTACGCGCTGGGCGCGATGATGCTCGGCGCCTGGGGCAACACCGATCACGAAGACGGCGTACGGATCGTGCACCGCGCGCTCGACGCCGGGATCAACTTCGTCGACACCGCCGACGTCTACGCCGCCGGCGAGTCCGAGGAGATCGTCGGCAAGGCGCTCAAGGGACGCCGCGACGACGTCGTCCTGGCCACGAAGTTTTTCAACCCGATGGGCCCGGACGCCAACCACGGCGGAAACTCCCGCCGTTGGATCGTGCGCGCGGTCGAGGACAGCCTGCGCCGGCTCGGCACCGACCACATCGACCTCTACCAGGTGCACCGCCCCGACCCCACGACCGATATCGACGAGACGCTCGGGGCGCTCTCGGATCTCGTGCGCTCCGGCAAGGTACGGGCCGTCGGCACCTCCACCTTCCCCGCCGAGCTGATCGTCGAGGCCCAGTGGACCGCCGAACGCCGCGGTCACGTCCGTTTCCGCACCGAGCAGCCGCCGTACTCGATACTGGCGCGCGGCGTGGAGAACGCGGTGCTGCCGACCGCGCAGCGCTACGGCATGGGCGTGCTGACCTGGGGCCCGCTCAGCGCGGGCTGGCTGTCGGGGCGCGATCTGTCGGCCAGCTCCCGGGCCGGGCTGGAGACGTCGAAGTTCGACCTCTCCGTACCCGAGAACGCCCGCAAGGCCGAGGCCGTCGCCGCGCTCGCCGAGCTCGCCGCCGAGGCCGGCCTCACCCTTCCCCACCTGGCGACCGCCTTCGTCCGCGCACACCCCGCGGTCACCTCCGTGATCATCGGCCCGCGCACCCTCGACCAGCTCGACAGCCTCCTGGACGGCGCCGACGTCACCCTGGGCGCGGACGTCCTCGACCGCATCGACGCGATCGTCCCGCCGGGCACGGACCTCAACCGCGCCGACAGCTACTACGTCCCGCCCGCCGTGGCGGACGCGGCGCTGCGGCGGCGCTGA
- a CDS encoding helix-turn-helix domain-containing protein, which produces MLHETVFRSEDVPAADRFDYWVELLGRTHAPMELRSDCADDFRASQRVLDLGAVTVWPATFQPLTFRRTPKLIRRSDPETCHLSLLVSGAGASVWGHRETEYKPYDLHINSSSMAYEIHSTGDPVTMVGVEIPMALLPLPRDMAGRVVGASVSAREGMGGLLARFLTQLTADTAPYLPSDGPRLGTVVTDLVAGLFSHILEAGDFLPPETQRRTLTLRIKAFIREHLHDPHLTPTTIAAAHHISTSYLHRLFRDEDTTVAARIRRLRLEAARRDLTDPAFRATPVHTIAARWGFPRATDFSRAYRTAYGTTPTDHRRQALHGHR; this is translated from the coding sequence TTGTTGCACGAGACGGTGTTCCGGAGTGAGGACGTGCCCGCGGCGGACCGCTTCGACTACTGGGTCGAGCTGTTGGGCCGTACGCATGCCCCGATGGAACTGCGGAGCGACTGCGCCGACGACTTCCGGGCTTCCCAGCGTGTGCTGGACCTCGGTGCCGTCACCGTGTGGCCTGCCACGTTCCAGCCGCTCACGTTCCGGCGCACGCCGAAGCTGATCCGACGGTCCGATCCCGAGACCTGCCATCTCTCCCTTCTCGTGAGCGGGGCCGGGGCAAGCGTGTGGGGGCACCGGGAAACCGAGTACAAGCCGTACGACCTGCACATCAACTCTTCCTCGATGGCGTACGAGATCCACAGCACCGGGGACCCGGTCACGATGGTGGGGGTCGAGATCCCCATGGCGCTGCTGCCGCTGCCCCGCGATATGGCCGGCCGGGTGGTCGGGGCTTCGGTGTCGGCCCGGGAAGGGATGGGTGGCCTGCTGGCGCGATTCCTCACGCAGCTGACCGCGGACACGGCCCCGTACCTGCCATCCGACGGGCCCCGGCTGGGCACGGTCGTCACCGATCTGGTCGCCGGGCTCTTCTCCCACATACTCGAGGCGGGCGATTTCCTCCCGCCGGAGACCCAGCGGCGCACCCTCACCCTGCGCATCAAGGCGTTCATCCGGGAGCACTTACACGACCCGCACCTCACCCCGACCACGATCGCTGCCGCGCACCACATTTCCACCAGCTATCTGCACCGCCTCTTCCGCGACGAAGACACCACGGTCGCCGCACGGATCCGGCGCCTGCGCCTGGAGGCCGCCCGTCGCGACCTCACCGACCCGGCCTTCCGGGCCACCCCGGTCCACACCATCGCCGCCCGCTGGGGCTTCCCCCGCGCCACCGACTTCAGCCGCGCCTACCGCACCGCCTACGGCACCACACCCACCGACCACCGGCGCCAGGCCCTCCACGGCCACCGGTGA
- a CDS encoding formylglycine-generating enzyme family protein — protein MTTPTVPAPPLLGIPAGRIDLRDEGTRTTWTAEVGAFRLAPYPVTRELYRTVLGEAPESPAGPHTPVTEVSWKDALHFCNRLSEATGRTPCYALPADLSDPDALAVTCDGTADGYRLPTEAEWEYACRAGTSDVRYGDLDDIAWYRGNSGYTVHDVGTRSPNAWGLHDMIGNVWEWCWDLYDPAVYGPYRIFRGGGAYDPPRACRASCRRKSHPTLRIDDLGFRVARSGAP, from the coding sequence GTGACCACCCCCACCGTTCCCGCCCCGCCCCTGCTCGGCATCCCCGCCGGACGGATCGACCTGCGCGACGAGGGCACGAGGACCACCTGGACGGCCGAGGTCGGGGCCTTCCGCCTGGCGCCGTACCCGGTGACCCGCGAGCTGTACCGCACCGTCCTGGGCGAGGCCCCCGAGAGCCCGGCGGGCCCGCACACACCCGTGACCGAGGTGTCCTGGAAGGACGCCCTCCACTTCTGCAACCGGCTCTCCGAGGCAACGGGACGCACCCCCTGCTACGCCCTCCCCGCCGACCTCTCCGACCCGGACGCCCTGGCTGTGACCTGCGACGGGACGGCCGACGGCTACCGCCTCCCCACCGAGGCGGAATGGGAGTACGCCTGCCGCGCCGGCACCTCCGACGTCCGCTACGGAGACCTGGACGACATCGCCTGGTACCGCGGCAACTCCGGCTACACGGTCCACGACGTCGGCACCCGGAGCCCGAACGCCTGGGGCCTGCACGACATGATCGGCAACGTATGGGAGTGGTGCTGGGATCTCTACGACCCCGCCGTCTACGGCCCGTACCGCATCTTCCGTGGCGGCGGCGCCTACGACCCGCCCCGCGCCTGCCGCGCCTCCTGCCGCCGCAAGAGCCATCCGACGCTGCGGATCGACGACTTGGGGTTCCGGGTGGCGCGGTCGGGAGCGCCCTGA
- a CDS encoding methyltransferase family protein: MGSLHSALIALTTVCVLIFVAAWIAGAVYFGVKSQAGPGDWLRGLRRTLPRRLLLIAGAYAFSVLVRQFPRFWHRLQYWQPGLALVGAVLVVASTALLLWARWVLGTMWASVPMVREHHELRTDGPYRLVRHPIYTGLLGLIVGGMLACGFGVWTAFLIVAVPWLLRRVHVEDNLMAHQFGAAYDAYRARVPALLPWPRRGR; the protein is encoded by the coding sequence ATGGGCTCGCTTCACTCCGCACTGATCGCTCTCACCACCGTCTGCGTCCTGATCTTCGTCGCCGCCTGGATCGCGGGCGCCGTCTACTTCGGCGTGAAGAGCCAGGCCGGTCCGGGCGACTGGCTACGGGGGCTGCGTCGCACCCTCCCCCGCCGGCTCCTGCTGATCGCGGGCGCCTACGCCTTCTCCGTCCTGGTCAGGCAGTTTCCCCGGTTCTGGCACCGCCTCCAGTACTGGCAGCCCGGGCTCGCGCTGGTCGGAGCCGTTCTGGTCGTCGCCTCCACCGCGTTGCTGCTGTGGGCGCGCTGGGTGCTGGGCACGATGTGGGCCAGCGTCCCGATGGTCCGGGAGCACCATGAACTGCGCACCGACGGCCCCTACCGGCTGGTCCGCCACCCCATATACACCGGTCTGCTGGGCCTGATCGTCGGTGGCATGCTGGCCTGCGGCTTCGGCGTCTGGACGGCCTTCCTGATCGTCGCCGTCCCCTGGCTCCTGCGCCGGGTCCACGTCGAGGACAATCTGATGGCCCATCAGTTCGGTGCCGCCTACGACGCCTACCGGGCCCGCGTCCCGGCACTGCTGCCCTGGCCCCGTCGTGGCCGGTAG
- a CDS encoding WXG100 family type VII secretion target, giving the protein MRVTIVDRTADDVTPEGLNPVSGSGEFTVDVEELGSLATRLQRCTESMKHASNDLRSATTGDLGDTEIDKSGAEFKDSWEYGINQIVQLTDAIREGLQTTARAYNETDSAVQQALAKGIRQGGGTGGNTGASPFG; this is encoded by the coding sequence ATGCGTGTTACTATCGTCGACCGAACAGCCGACGACGTCACACCAGAGGGGCTGAATCCAGTGTCCGGCTCGGGGGAATTCACGGTAGATGTCGAGGAGTTAGGCTCCCTGGCGACGCGCTTGCAGCGCTGCACGGAGTCCATGAAGCACGCGAGCAACGATCTGCGAAGTGCGACGACCGGAGATCTCGGCGATACCGAGATCGACAAGTCCGGAGCGGAGTTCAAAGACTCCTGGGAGTACGGCATCAACCAGATCGTGCAGCTGACCGATGCAATCCGGGAGGGTCTGCAGACCACGGCTCGGGCATACAACGAGACGGACAGCGCCGTGCAGCAGGCGCTCGCAAAGGGAATCCGCCAAGGCGGTGGAACTGGCGGGAACACAGGCGCCAGTCCGTTCGGATGA